The region TGCGCTCGTTCAACCGGCTCATCGATCTCTCCGACGGGGCCCGCGTCACGGGACGGGTGATCGTCGAGGGGCGCGACGTCTACGCCCCCGGGGTGGATGTGACGGAGATCAGGAGGCATATGGGGCTCCTGTCGCAGAGGCCCCACCCCCTCCCGATGTCGATATTCGACAACGTCGCCTACGGGCCGCGCCTGCACGGGGTGCGCGACCGGCGGGAGCTCGCCGCGATCGTGGAACGGCACCTGCGCATCGCCGGCCTCTGGGACGAGGTGCGGGAGCGGCTCCATCTCCCCGCCTCCCGGCTTTCGCTCGGGCAGCAGCAGCGGCTCTGCCTGGCCCGCGGGCTCGCCGTCGGGCCGGAGATCATCCTCGGGGACGAGCCCACCTCGGCGCTCGACCCGATCTCGAGCCGCCGGATCGAGGGGATCTTCCTCGAGTTGAAGAGGGACTACACGCTCGTGCTGGTCACCCACATCCTCAGGCAGGCGAGGAGGCTTGCGGACTATGTCGTCTTCCTGTACATGGGGGAGCTGATCGAGCACGGTCCCGCGGAGGAGTTCTTCGCATCCCCGCGGGAGGAGCTGACGAGGGAGTACGTGCAGGGGACGATCAGTTGACGGCGGCCCCCCGCATGGCCGGCGAAGAGGACGGAGACGCCGTTGCCGGCGCCGTTTCCCGTTGGGGCCGCCGGGTCAGAAGGCGTTCTTCAGGCCGGCGAGGTAGCGGGACGCCTTGAGGAGCGCCATGCATCCCTGCCCCGCGGCGATCACGTACTGGTACTCCTGTCCGGAGGCGCAGTCCCCCGCCGCGAAGACGCCCGTGACCGAGGACCGGGTCCAGCAGTCGATCACGACGTGCCCCTGGCTGTTGCGGTCGAGGAATCCTTCGAGGAATTCGGTGTTCGGCACCCTCCCGATCTCGACGATCACGCCGCGCACCGGGAGCGTGTGTCGAACGCCGTCCTTCTCGTAGACGAGCCCGCTGACGGACGTTTCCCCCGCGATCTCGATCGTCCTGGCCCCGT is a window of Chlamydiota bacterium DNA encoding:
- a CDS encoding phosphate ABC transporter ATP-binding protein — protein: MHAEAHIRVQGLHVFYGPEQALKNVSVDIPRRRITAIIGPSGCGKSTLLRSFNRLIDLSDGARVTGRVIVEGRDVYAPGVDVTEIRRHMGLLSQRPHPLPMSIFDNVAYGPRLHGVRDRRELAAIVERHLRIAGLWDEVRERLHLPASRLSLGQQQRLCLARGLAVGPEIILGDEPTSALDPISSRRIEGIFLELKRDYTLVLVTHILRQARRLADYVVFLYMGELIEHGPAEEFFASPREELTREYVQGTIS